AGAAAAGCTACCTTTTTTTAGGTTGCCAGAAATAATGACCATGGCAACTTCTGCGCCTTCATGATGGTTGTAGTTAGTCATTGGTGCATCCATTTATAAtgccatttaaaaataaaaaaatttaaatttttgttctAGAATTGGACCTCAGTTATTTGATTTTGGGAATGATCTGAATGAAAGTATTCCACATTCAACTTGTCCATATCTTTTAGGAATAAAAGTTGTGCATATAGATGGATGGTAGATTCACAGTAAAAGGTTGATTCTGTTTGGGAAAAAACAGTGATTTCTCTTGGGAGGTGTTTGATTCGCAGCATAAAAAAATGTTCTCATGAAATGACATTCCTACTTGCTAGGAATGAAATGTTTATCCGGTGAGAATATTTGTTTGATTCGCACTGTAACATTCTCAAGCAAGACTTCTATGTCGATGTTTAGTTCAACGTGAGAAAATTTCAGAAGACATTTCAAGAGCATGACTATTATATCATTGACGCATGCATTCCCAATGCatacaaaataattatatttttaccGCAGAAATTATTAAGAATATTTTCTTGATTAAATTCATgtcataaatttttcaaaagtcataaattaaaaaattaactctTAAATAATCTAATTTATTGAAAAGAATGAGGTAATATAGtgtcaaataataataataataataataattgaactATATTATTACAACACAAATaaattaatttcattttattaaaataatgtgATATATAGTGGTATTGTTGTTCAAGTTGCAAAAATAACAAGGACAATTTAGTTCAAAACGAAAGATTTTCATGAAACTTTGCTATGGAGGAGGATTGAATGAGATGCTCATATTGTGAGAATAATTCATTTTTTGGGATATTAAAACGATTGCTATGTAGGATTCAGGAATGTTAAAAGATATCTAAGCAAAAAGATCTGAGCTATACTGTttaggttttgaaaattttaaagaccTCTCTTAAACTTTgtaagaaataattttttcaaagccAATCTTTTCTCCCTCTTAGGGTTTGAGCCTTGTTAGTACCCATGAATCCAACAAAAACATCAACTcatctttttcctttttgtgAACAATTTCTTTCGTTCATTTCTTGTAATAAATATAGGAATTCTCATTACGTCTACTAATCTCATTGATGATGGAAAATCTAAGTGGGTTCATACTGGGTCTTTTTGATTGCTCCCGATCCATGTAATGGAATAAAGTAATGTATGTTTGGAGAACATAAACAAATGGAATTTGTTTCTCATACAATTCAGTTTCTTAGGAATGGCAATTCCTGAAGAGAGTAGGCCAGACCTGTGGAGTCTAGTGGCACCTCCACTAGTATATGTGTGTGTGGGCGTGGAGTAGTTCAAATGGGATTGAGAAATTAATGTGCTGTGGAACTTGGTCTTTTCAAAACCAAACCAACCCACACTAACAGCTTACCAGAGAGTGAAAATTAGGAAAAGGTTCAGAATGATTTGTGTCCAACTAGCTCACGCCTGTTCCATGTTATTCATACATAAAGAGCATATATGCTGTTGCATGCCTTACATCTTCCCTTCATAGACTCTATGTAGTGGTTGGTCTCAACTCTCACCACCTATTCAttcatatataaattaatataaaaaaaaaaaaaaaaaaaaaggaatgaaaGTGGCCCGCGTGATAAAAAGATAttgatttttcttaaaatttaaaaattccagAGAGTgctcctaaaattttaaaaatttcaagtaCCTTCTGCGAATCTTTTACCAAAAAAACAACTTTTTTGGAGGCAGATTTATGTCTCCCTTAGATTTGCTAAAAAGGTATAAATCTTTTATTATATTTTGCAAAGAGATTAGTCTTTTGAGTTTATATTTGTtcatttttgacaaattttaggagatgtttatgatatttttaaaatatcaaaggGGGTCAATagtatttttgaaacctcaaaagAGGTTCGtgtctttttaccaaattttacagCAGAGTCAATGCATTTTACTCATAAAAGAAGCCCATAACACAGTACTCCACATTTAGCATGAAAGAGTGTTATTAGGTTATAAAGTTCTTTACTTTGTGATGATAATAGGAGAATCATCTCAATATATACAGTATTATTCTTTAGTTTTTATgtagaaaaatgttttcacatTTAACGTGAAATATACTATTTCAGTCAATCAACATCCACACAATTTTTACGCATTTGGTGCTTTCATTTCCTACATTTTCACCTTAACTATAAATTTATATAgcttataaaataataatttaattatattgttgaacttattttttatacattctttctcttttatatatattttttgagtaGGATCTAATGATGCTAGGGATCTTCTTTTTGCTTTTCTCACTTAGCAATCTCATATAGGGTgtgtattaaaaaattttaatatacacgTGAAAAAAGCTCATATAGATTAATCTACTTAAATGAGTTTGTTTGTTATTAAAATGCTCAACTTTTTTCCAATTGAGCACTAAATTTTCACCTTAattaaaaatccaaaaccccTTAAACCCTCAAGCCACAACCATAATAAAGGTATTTTCttttccataaataaataaaaaaaaacaagagccAAAATCACAATGCAACTAATGCCGCCTTGGCGTTCTCAAATTATTGTACAAtcttaaattaatttaataataaaagttATAATGGGAAAAGATTGTATGCCTACCATACATAGATTATCTTCTACTAAAAAACATACGAGTTATCAAAAGTGACGTGATAATGATTGGAGTTTTCGAGttatcaaaacaaaaaaacacaTACAAACACATACATGCATTTCTACTCTATGCTATTTTATTTAAAACTTTATTGGAGAGATTAATCTCATACTTTAAATCTCAATTTGaatagatttaaataaaattatacttTTATTTAAACCAATgcaaattaaaactaaaattaaaagttaaaaactTATGCTTTCCGactgtcattttttttttcaatgaaacGTGTACGTACGTAGAGCTGGAATCTCACGTTACATCACCCTTCTTGTTCCTGCTTCCCCCGGCGGCCGTGCTCGGCTGAAGTTTACCAGAATTTTGGCGcagaaccaccacgaggtccaCAAAAGCACTCAGAATATACTTATACGACTTCCTCTCGTTCAAATTCAAGTAGCCAAAAAGCAGCTCTTCCATGAAATCCCACTCCACCTTCCTCTCCTCCCGGAACCTCGCCTCCATTATATTCTCCATCGACCGCCGGAAATCCTCGTACGGCGTGGCCGAGTACCTCAACACCGCGATGCAGTCGTCGGCAAGCGCCAGCCCATCCCTCCGCTGGCCGGCGCCGGCGATGGAGCTCGACCCCGAGCTCGAGCTCGAACGCGCCTCCTCCTCCGTCGAGGTCAGGCTCAACCGGGCTACCTCCGCCGCCGGGTCGCCCAAGGCGAACGGGTCGGACCCGAATACGGCATCCTTGGAGTCAGTCGGACGGGCGGGCGGCCCATGTGGGCTCTCGTCGCCGTTTTCGTTGGGGTAGAGGGACTTGAAGTTCTCGAAAAGAAAGCGGTCGACGTCGGAGAGGGTGGCGGCGTGGCCGTCTGAGGGGGAGGCGGCGGAGGGCTCGGCGGCGTGGTGGCGATAGGCGAAGGAAGGGGTCTTGGGGAAGCGGCAGCCGGCGAGGATTTTGGCTGTTGGGTTGGAGGGGAAAGGGTTGTGGGGGTTTGGCTTTTTGAGCTTGGAGAGGTAAAGTTGAATGGATTTTTGAAAGTGTTTCTTTGGCATTTCTTTTTTTAATGCTAGGGTTTTTTTGTTTGGGTGAAGAGAATGGGGAGAGCGTGAACGTGTTTTATATGAAAAAAGAAAGTAACATAAAGTATTAATGGTGTAGGTTTCTTTTTGTGAGAATGTGTTTGCAGGTGGACGTAGGTAGGGGGAGTTGGATTTGTGTGAAAAGTTCAAACAAATTGAGTTAATGTT
This window of the Malania oleifera isolate guangnan ecotype guangnan chromosome 6, ASM2987363v1, whole genome shotgun sequence genome carries:
- the LOC131157975 gene encoding transcription repressor OFP14; amino-acid sequence: MPKKHFQKSIQLYLSKLKKPNPHNPFPSNPTAKILAGCRFPKTPSFAYRHHAAEPSAASPSDGHAATLSDVDRFLFENFKSLYPNENGDESPHGPPARPTDSKDAVFGSDPFALGDPAAEVARLSLTSTEEEARSSSSSGSSSIAGAGQRRDGLALADDCIAVLRYSATPYEDFRRSMENIMEARFREERKVEWDFMEELLFGYLNLNERKSYKYILSAFVDLVVVLRQNSGKLQPSTAAGGSRNKKGDVT